The sequence tagggatgagcgaacttagaGTTCGTgttggggtatatgctgaattgtgttatggaatctttaccatggaccataccgcaattccatgacgaaatgcctttagaggcattccgttattcattccgtcataatagaagtctatgggctgcaaaacggatccgtccggtttccgttatgcaggccatagacttctattatgatggaataaataatggaatgcctctaaaggcattctgtcatgGAATTGCGGTATGGTCCATGGTAAAGATTCCATAACACAATTTAGCATATACACGaactcgaacttcaaaatatgaagttcgctcgTCCCTACTCAGGATgtatgataaatctggcacatgtTTAGACTGCCTAAGGCCTCAATTACACGTCAGTGTGGACTGGCCTAGTTTGTGTCAGTTTTGTTCAAAAGAATTTTGGTGCAGTTTGGCTTATTTTAGGCCCCACCCATTTTAAGTGATTCTCAGGTGCaggcacattagtaaatctgggtcacTGTGCATTGTAACATTTCCTGTTGACTTAAATCTGTCCATGGTTTTGGCCCACAAACAATATCTGTTCATAAACATCGTGAAGCCGTACTGTGAGTTCACttatttcttaggctactttcacactggcgttttggtttccgtttctgagatccgttcagggctctcaacaagcggatcagttttgccctaatgcattctgaatagataaggatccgctcagaatgcatcagtttgcctccgttccgctgcttgcagcgttttggtgtccgcctgaagaAGCGGaagcaaacggatccattttcactgacacaatagaaaacggatccgtcccccattgactttctgttctgttgtattatctgttaaagataatacaaacggatccgttctgaacggaagcatgtggttgtattatcggtgccgatcggtctgtgcagatacatgacggatccgcaccaaacacgagtgtgaaagtggcctaacatTGAAACAtgtacatacactactcacaaaaagttagggatatttggcttttgtgtgaaatttatggaaaacgtaaaaagttcactcTACAGTGATATAATATCGTGAAAGTAGGCCCTTTGattagaagcagcaatggtgatttcctcatctcaaacagtggtgggtataccccacaaaaatgtcactgtctcaataacttgtcatgtggccttgagcatcaattacagcttgacaacgacgtctcatgctgttcacaagtcaatttattatatgctgaggcatggcatcccactcttcttaaagggcggccctcagattattgaggttctggggtacagagttttcaatgggattcaggtctggagaaagtgcaggccactccacttgaggtcccccagtctccgGTGTTTCCTTGGTTACTCATAAATGGCATCTAATCCAGTTTCTCCTATAGATTACATGGTTGAAAGCCATATTATGGTTGTGTGTACTCAGACCAATTATCATTGTAGCTAGGTTTTCCAACCactaccccacaaaaaaaaaaaaaaaaatctatattttgctCATTAACCATGTAGGTATAGGGAAGACAAACACTGCTTTTAAGAAGGAGTTGTCCAAAATGTAATGTGGCCACAATGCCCAGTCACTGCCATAAGACTTTACATTATCAGTGCAGCCTGAGACTACTGATAGCCATCTATTAACATAACAGGTGACTTCCCTCCTGACCGTGATGgtcaggaaggaagtgttccttgccAGCAATCACCTGTTCATCAGCGGAGGAGACTGTTgccattacatgcagcgatctcctcctcagtatgaggtggaatgatcgctaatgccattgctcgtccccatacagaatcattgtttgccagcagcagagtgctgattacacagcacgatctgccgccggccAACGATTTTTAAACATGTTGAACGActctgattacctgatgaacaagtgtCTTCCTCGTTCATAATCgtcagcagtattacactgccagatcattgctaacgagtGTTCATATGAACGCTTTGATAACCTTGGCGATTATCTGCCAATGTAATAGGACCTTAAATCTATGAAGTCTGACCTGAAGGCAGAAACTCCCACAGGCTGGTATCAATGATCTTACATAAAATTTCTGAATGTTTAAAAACACTACTTTATTGCTTAAATCTTTAAGATGGGGGCCCAACTCCTCTAAAATGGTGCGAGCGCTGTTTTTTGCTTAATATAGAAGACTCAGAAAATGGTGTTAAAGGGATAGGACATTGCCACCTCATAAAGCGATGGcgcatctctaggatatgccatcgaTTTGCAATGACTGGTGGTCCGACTTCTAATACCCTCTTCAATCCTACAAATGAAGGAGCTAGAGTGACATTGCATCCCTTTAACTGTTTTTCACTGATCAGCAGCACCACAGACACCTAACTGTAGAGGGGCCAAAGTGCTACGACCCCTTAATTCTCAGGAGCAGTAAGGACGCCAGAGGTTAGACTCCAACCCACCATTAAGTGAAAGCATAATCTAGAAACATGCCATCACTTCATAGGACATAACCTCTAATGACTGTATAGAAAGAAAATACAAATCTCCTGATGTGAGATGCAGAAGGATTTCATGTTCCAAACACAGTCCTTGCCATGCAAGTCTCCAGGATAAATACCACAACACACCGCTGAGCATCAATACAATAATTCCACGTAAGTAATTTATTGTAATAGAATTTACAAATATTGGCTTTCTTCACAAATAAACCAATCCATTCCATCACTGAGATCCAGACAAGTTGCAGGCCGATGGTACATTATCTGAAAGACAAATGCAAATTTGTTGTTAAGATAAGAAATGGTAATATTACTGCAAGATGGCAACTGCCAACAGCAGCAAATGTAGCAAGGTAAAGAAAAGCAGACGGAAGCAGTATACCGGGCTGTACGTACATAGATCTGAGGTAAAATGTACAGATCTCAATACAGCAGATGGTACCAGCTCTGCATATGACTATTGTAAGGGGTCATGAGGAAAGGCTACAATCTTCCCGACGCATTTCCACTGGGTGTTAGTAACCAGTTACATTAGGTGGAGAGataagctaagggtactttcacactagcattattcttttccggtattgaaatccggtaaagggtctcaataccgggaaaaaaatgcatcagttttgtcctaatgaattctgaaaggaaagcaatccgttgagtatgcatcaggcggtcttccgttccttgtacggtatttgaccggacaaaataccgcagcatgctgcagtattttttccggacaagattccagaaaatactgtacttgccggatccggcattaatttccatacagatgtattaatgccggatccggtaccaagtgttccggaaattaccGCATCGCCGGTTCCGGTTTTCCATTCTTCGACGAGACATAGGAGGAGCAGGTTtctcttttgatctttgaaaaaaaaatgtaaataccaTATTTGTTATTCaggatgagacggatccggaaaaaagagCTTTCGGTTTGTATGCGGCTTGCCGGATCTGCCTGCcagattctaacaacgctagtgtgaaagtaccctaagtcagcCCCAAGATGAAAAAGTAAAGGGACTGATATCTCTGGTACACCATAGAGCGTATGGCTCTGTTCTTGGGAGGTTGTGGCTGTAACACATGTGGCACTAACAGCCtcaacctcccaaaaccatctgcAGTAGGGTGCATGCAGGGAGACCTAGTTAGCGGCGAGGCACAGTCCAGaggggtcgctcttttcagggcgggtgctccgctACCTGTACAAATAGTTTAGACCAGGTCAAGTAGGGGCACGGCCGGCCAAGTATCCAGCTGTTTGACACCACTGGTGTATCCTACGTTCCCACCTTTGTACATCTGCACCAATATGTGCACTGCACACAATGGCAATGCTTTTATTATGCattattaaaagttaaaggggttgtccgggctttttctgttgatgacctatccttcaaTATCAGCTGTTCGGGGAGACGGCACGTAGTGCGCGCATGCcctctcctttctctcttccCGCTTGTTGCTGTAGGTATATGGAACAGCAGAAGCGGACAGGAAGGGAGACGACACATGTGCACgcagtcttctcaaacagctgactggcggggctgactgatgttggatccccgccgatctgatattgatgacctatcctgaggataggtcatcaatattaaaagccaagACAACCTCTAAGTACTGACTGAGGTATACCTTATTGGGCCTTTGTCTTTTTTTGTGTAGCCCTTCACTGATCACAACTTACTGGGGGACCTATGTCCTATTTGAGTGGAGTGATGGGCAAGCATGCATACCATCGAGATAGTCGAGCACTGTACTCTACGGGACTGCCGAACATAGACTTTAAATAGAGCAGTGGTGCACTCTTCACTTCTTGGTCCTGACAACACACAGGTAAGAGCTGGTAATGCCTGCTCTACCAATCTCTGGCTGAGGCAGGTCACACCACTACTGAGCAGCATCAGAGCGGCAGTGGATTAGGAAAGCGagtaatgattttttattttattttttttacttatcttGACACTCTTTACAAAAAGATAAAAACCTTTCAAAACTACATTTTATCTGTTAAATGCATCTTTACCTGACAAACATTCCATGCTTGCACTGATTTCATCCCCTAGTAGAAGTGTTAGAAATAAAGACAAGCATGTTAAGGCACACCATGCAAAGTCAAACATTAATATGCATTGAAAGTTATGCACTCCTACTCTTGTGAGCTTTTCAGCTTTACATGCAAACCACTGTCACTCCCAACAGATCAAGTAATACTGCAAATGTATTACAGACAAAACTACACTGCAGTCCGGGTTAGTGACTTCATGCTTCAGATTACCATAAGAAAATATCTTAGTATTCTGCATCCTAGCCATGTACTTACAGAGCGGCAGCACCAGAGATGATCTCGATAAGCTCCTTGGTGATGACGGCTTGACGGGTGCGGTTGAAAGTCAATGTCAATTTGTCAATTATATCAGCTACAAAAAGTGGAGAGAAAGAAAAATCCAGGTTTTATGCAACTGTCAATTGTCCATATACAAGGTGGGAAAAGCAGATTGTATCATCTGCACTTCCACACACATCATCACTACTTAAAAGTGGGGCATAAATCTGTAGGTCATAGACTTACAAGCATTCTTGCTGGCATTGTCCATAGAAGTCATCCTGGCGCTCTGCTCACTGGCAGCAGCCTCTTTCAATGTGAAGTAGATGATATTAGCCAAAGTAAACTCCTGGTAATTTCTCAGCACATCGGCGTCAATGTCATCATAGATAGTGATGCTCTCTGGAAGGAAAAAAATTCAATGCAGGTAACTATCTAAAATACAGAAGCTGAAGGGAGCCCGTCAGCAGTTTTGACTATGCTAAGGTaggggagagcaggacaaacatcTTTTGTGGAGAACAAGAGTAatatgaatatgaagttttattctgccaggatcTTCTCCTGCAAATGCCCTGAaggcagagcttcactgtcagctATTGTCCGCACTGATCGGCTTCACAGTCTCTCCTGTCTGCTATAGCGGTCTCCTGGTTGGGTGCTACAGCTGTTATTCAGAGCAGAGGAAGCAGCTcagtgcagagagcacttcacagtgaagttaCGCCTCCAGGGTACCTGCAGGCACAGAACCTGGCAGGATAAAACTTCATATACACACTGCTCCTATTCTCCACAAAATGTGTTTTTCCTGTATTCCCCGATGCTGCCAAGTGCGGTCAGCCCATTTTGAGAACTTTTAGCAGTAGTGGATTTCACATTAGACTCACCAAGCAACAAATCTGGTTTTGCAATCAAACATATAACCTGATATTTTAATGTATGTGATATTTCATATAATGACCCATGAATGACCACAATAGACTAGTAAACTGGATGGGTTTAGTTTTTTCATGATTTTAGTatgtatataagcctcacaaagatgaaaaaaaaaaaaaaaaaatgcttaccAGAATTTGCAACTGTGTCAAGAGAAAAGAATGGCTTTTCTTCAGTCTTATAAGAGATCACAGACCTACAAGTACAGCACAAAATGCTCAGTGCAAGCTCGTGTAGCACTGCAGATATCAGTCTAGTGTCACTTCATACCTGAATTTATTGAACACCACGGAACCTTGGTCAAACTCGTAGCCAGAGTTTAGAAGCTCTGAAGTAATCACAGATGCATCACCAAATGTAGGAGGTTTCCTGCCAACTTCCTTGAAGGTCAAGAGAAAGTTTTGACTATGGGTCCTGAAATAAGAAAAGTAGTGTCTTTAATCTCTTCCCGACG is a genomic window of Bufo bufo chromosome 1, aBufBuf1.1, whole genome shotgun sequence containing:
- the ATP5F1C gene encoding ATP synthase subunit gamma, mitochondrial isoform X1, which translates into the protein MRLLRCLTLPAVTMLSRSSVLIYQPQWGQVRNMATLKDITRRLKSIKSIQKITQSMKMVAASKYAKAERELKPARVYGTGALALYDKAEIKAPEDKKKHLIIGVSSDRGLCGAIHSSVAKAIKHEIALLSDGGKEVKVIGIGDKLKGLLQRTHSQNFLLTFKEVGRKPPTFGDASVITSELLNSGYEFDQGSVVFNKFRSVISYKTEEKPFFSLDTVANSESITIYDDIDADVLRNYQEFTLANIIYFTLKEAAASEQSARMTSMDNASKNASDIIDKLTLTFNRTRQAVITKELIEIISGAAAL
- the ATP5F1C gene encoding ATP synthase subunit gamma, mitochondrial isoform X2, with product MRLLRCLTLPAVTMLSRSSVLIYQPQWGQVRNMATLKDITRRLKSIKSIQKITQSMKMVAASKYAKAERELKPARVYGTGALALYDKAEIKAPEDKKKHLIIGVSSDRGLCGAIHSSVAKAIKHEIALLSDGGKEVKVIGIGDKLKGLLQRTHSQNFLLTFKEVGRKPPTFGDASVITSELLNSGYEFDQGSVVFNKFRSVISYKTEEKPFFSLDTVANSESITIYDDIDADVLRNYQEFTLANIIYFTLKEAAASEQSARMTSMDNASKNASDIIDKLTLTFNRTRQAVITKELIEIISGAAAL